One Setaria italica strain Yugu1 chromosome I, Setaria_italica_v2.0, whole genome shotgun sequence DNA window includes the following coding sequences:
- the LOC101765848 gene encoding MDIS1-interacting receptor like kinase 1 — protein sequence MEARAPVLVLAVTLSLILATGVGAAAGDERAALLALKAGFVDSLGALADWKGSSHCSWTAVGCNAAGLVDRLNLSGKNLSGKVTDDVLRLPSLTVLNLSSNAFAVALPKSFAALSKLQVFDVSQNSFEGAFPAGLSSCADLAIVNASGNNFVGALPADLANATSLETIDLRGSFFGGDIPAAYRSLIKLKFLGLSGNNITGKIPPELGELESLESLIIGYNALEGSIPPELGNLASLQYLDLAVGSLDGPIPAALGRLPALTSLYLYKNNLEGKIPPELGNISTLVFLDLSDNLLTGPIPDEVSQLSHLRLLNLMCNHLDGTVPAAIGDMPSLEVFELWNNSLTGQLPASLGKSSPLQWVDVSSNSFSGPVPAGICDGKSLAKLIMFNNGFTGGIPAGLASCASLVRVRMQSNRLTGTIPIGFGKLPSLQRLELAGNDLSGELPGDLALSTSLSFIDVSHNHLQYSLPSSLFTIPTLQSFLASDNIISGELPDQFQDCPALAALDLSNNRLAGTIPSSLASCQRLVKLNLRHNRLTGEIPKALAKMPAMAILDLSSNSLTGGIPENFGSSPALETLNLAYNNLTGPVPGNGVLRSINPDELAGNAGLCGGVLPPCSGSRDMGLAAARPHGSARLKRIAVGWLAGMLAVVAVFAAALGGRYAYRRWYMGGGGCCGDDESLGAESGAWPWRLTAFQRLGFTSADVLACVKEANVVGMGATGVVYKAELPRARTVIAVKKLWRPAAIDGDAAAGNELTADVLKEVGLLGRLRHRNIVRLLGYLHNDSDAMMLYEFMPNGSLWEALHGPPEKRALADWVSRYDVAAGVAQGLAYLHHDCHPPVIHRDIKSNNILLDANMEARIADFGLARALARTNESVSVVAGSYGYIAPEYGYTLKVDQKSDIYSYGVVLMELITGRRAVEAEFGEGQDIVGWVREKIRSNTVEEHLDANVGGRCAHVREEMLLVLRIAVLCTARAPRDRPSMRDVITMLGEAKPRRKSGSSGAGKDAGAAVPAAVVVDKDKPVFSTTPDSDYA from the exons ATGGAAGCAAGAGCGCCAGTGCTGGTCCTAGCAGTGACACTGTCTTTGATCTTGGCCACCGgcgttggcgccgccgccggcgacgaacgGGCGGCGCTGCTCGCGCTCAAGGCGGGCTTCGTTGACTCGCTGGGCGCGCTCGCCGACTGGAAGGGCTCGTCGCACTGCAGCTGGACCGCCGTCGGCTGCAacgccgccggcctcgtcgaTCGCCTCAACCTCTCAGGGAAGAACCTGAGCGGCAAGGTCACCGATGACGTGCTCCGGCTGCCGTCGCTCACCGTCCTCAACCTCTCCTCCAACGCGTTCGCCGTCGCACTGCCCAAGTCGTTCGCCGCGCTGTCCAAGCTCCAGGTGTTCGACGTGAGCCAGAACTCCTTCGAGGGCGCGTTCCCGGCCGGCCTCAGCTCCTGCGCCGACCTCGCCATCGTCAACGCCTCCGGCAACAACTTCGTCGGCGCCCTCCCTGCGGACCTCGCCAATGCCACCTCCCTCGAGACCATCGACCTGCGGGGCAGCTTTTTCGGCGGCGACATCCCGGCGGCGTACCGGAGCCTGATCAAGCTCAAGTTCCTGGGCCTCTCCGGCAACAACATCACCGGCAAgatcccgccggagctcggcgaGCTCGAGTCGCTCGAGAGCCTCATCATCGGGTACAATGCGCTCGAGGGAAGCATTCCGCCGGAGCTCGGCAACCTTGCCAGCCTCCAGTACCTCGATCTCGCCGTCGGCAGCCTCGACGGGCCCATCCCGGCGGCGCTCGGCAGGCTCCCGGCGCTCACCTCGCTCTACCTGTACAAGAACAACCTCGAAGGCAAGATACCGCCGGAGCTCGGCAACATCTCGACGCTCGTCTTCCTCGACCTGTCCGACAACCTGCTCACCGGCCCGATCCCCGACGAGGTCTCGCAGCTGAGCCACCTCCGGCTGCTCAACCTCATGTGCAACCACCTCGACGGCACCGTGCCGGCGGCCATCGGCGACATGCCGAGCCTCGAGGTGTTCGAGCTGTGGAACAACTCCTTGACGGGGCAGCTACCGGCGTCGCTCGGCAAGAGCTCGCCGTTGCAGTGGGTGGACGTGTCGTCGAACTCCTTCTCCGGGCCAGTGCCGGCTGGGATCTGCGACGGCAAGTCGCTCGCCAAGCTGATCATGTTCAACAACGGCTTCACCGGCGGGATCCCGGCGGGGCTCGCGTCGTGCGCGTCTCTCGTCCGCGTGCGCATGCAGAGCAACCGGCTGACCGGCACGATCCCGATCGGGTTCGGCAAGCTGCCGTCGCTTCAGCGGCTCGAGCTCGCCGGCAACGACCTGTCCGGGGAGCTCCCCGGCGACCTCGCGCTGTCGACGTCGCTGTCGTTCATCGACGTTTCTCACAACCACCTCCAGTACTCGCTGCCGTCGAGCCTCTTCACGATCCCGACCTTGCAGAGCTTCCTGGCGTCGGACAACATCatctccggcgagctccccGACCAGTTCCAGGACTGCCCCGCACTGGCCGCGCTGGACCTGTCCAACAACCGGCTTGCTGGCACGataccgtccagcctggcgtcGTGCCAGAGGCTGGTCAAGCTCAACCTCAGGCACAACCGGCTCACCGGCGAGATACCGAAGGCGCTCGCCAAGATGCCCGCGATGGCCATCCTCGATCTGTCGAGCAACTCCCTGACCGGCGGCATCCCGGAGAACTTCGGGAGCTCACCGGCGCTGGAGACGCTCAACCTCGCGTACAACAATTTAACAGGTCCCGTGCCGGGGAACGGCGTCCTGCGATCGATCAACCCGGACGAGCTGGCCGGGAACGCCGGGCTGTGCGGCGGCGTGCTCCCGCCGTGCTCCGGGAGCCGCGACATgggcctggcggcggcgcgcccccaCGGCAGCGCGCGCCTGAAGCGCATCGCGGTGGGCTGGCTGGCCGGGATGCTCGCCGTCGTGGCGGTGttcgcggcggcgctcggcgggCGCTACGCGTACCGGCGGTGGtacatgggcggcggcgggtgctgcGGCGACGACGAGAGCCTCGGCGCGGAGTCCGGGGCGTGGCCGTGGCGGCTGACGGCGTTCCAGCGGCTCGGGTTCACGAGCGCCGACGTGCTGGCGTGCGTCAAGGAAGCCAACGTGGTGGGCATGGGCGCCACCGGGGTGGTGTACAAGGCCGAGCTCCCGCGCGCGCGCACCGTGATCGCCGTGAAGAAGctctggcggccggcggcgatagacggcgacgccgcggcggggaACGAGCTGACCGCCGACGTGCTGAAGGAGGTGGGGCTCCTCGGTCGGCTCCGGCACCGGAACATCGTGCGGCTGCTGGGTTACCTCCACAACGACAGCGACGCGATGATGCTGTACGAGTTCATGCCCAACGGCAGCCTGTGGGAGGCGCTGCACGGCCCGCCGGAGAAGCGGGCGCTGGCGGACTGGGTGTCGCGGtacgacgtcgccgccggcgtggcgcaGGGGCTCGCCTACCTCCACCACGACTGCCACCCGCCGGTGATCCACCGCGACATCAAGTCCAacaacatcctcctcgacgccaACATGGAGGCCCGCATCGCCGActtcggcctcgcccgcgccctcgCCCGCACCAACGAGTCCGTCTCCGTCGTCGCCGGATCCTACGGCTACATCGCGCCAG AGTACGGGTACACGCTGAAGGTGGATCAGAAGAGCGACATCTACAGCTACGGGGTGGTACTGATGGAGCTGATcacggggcggcgggcggtggaggcggagttCGGCGAGGGGCAGGACATCGTGGGGTGGGTGAGGGAGAAGATCCGGAGCAACACGGTGGAGGAGCACCTCGATGCGAACGTCGGCGGCCGGTGCGCGCACGTCCGGGAGGAGATGCTGCTCGTGCTCCGCATCGCCGTGCTCTGCACCGCCAGGGCGCCGCGGGACCGGCCCTCCATGCGCGACGTCATCACCATGCTCGGCGAGGCCAAGCCGCGCCGAAAGAGCgggagcagcggcgccggcaaggacgctggcgccgccgtccccgccgccgtggtggtggacAAGGACAAGCCGGTGTTCAGCACCACGCCGGACTCAGACTACGCAtag